Part of the Vigna angularis cultivar LongXiaoDou No.4 chromosome 1, ASM1680809v1, whole genome shotgun sequence genome, CAAGCAAAGCAACACTACTTGATAGAAAAAATGTGACCTAACCTAGGAGGAAAAAGTTGAGTAGTGACCACTATTGGTCACCGACTAAGACAAAACTCATAGTGTGGGTGCCTCTTCTTCTCAATCTCCAAATTGTGGTGGGAGGTTCTTCTTCCTGTGGTTTTGGCAACATACGAAGGTCGCCAATACACCTAAACACGCCATCAACATCGTGTCACCTTCACGATCAAAACCCTATTTTCGTCGCTTTTGATATTGGTCTGACCAAGGGAGGAAGTTACAATCACTAATGTGTCATCTCCATGATCATTCAACCCTTTTTCTTCACATTCAATGGTTGCTTCTTAGtgttgtgatttttgtttttctcctttttttatttaagattttgattCTAGTGCTCTTTGTTAGGATTCTACTACCCCTATTTAATTGATCTGAGTGTAATGTTGTGTTTGAGAAAGGAGATTAGGTCTATAATTTAGAGATGGTAGAATGGAGGAGAACTATAAGTTAGAGTTGGACTAGATAGGTTGGTCCATTAGCTAGTTAGTCAATCATAGGATAGGACAAGTTGTATTTTCTAACCCAAGTTATGCAAACGAGCAGGCTCATCCCGATTCATTTTCAACATACCAAAAAGGTTAGACTGACCTTTTTTGTCATCCATATTtgaatcatttaattaatttttataaattaggttaatatttaaaaattacatttcttttaaataaaattttgatcaatttgaatAAATTCAATTCACtgaaaattaagttaaattattgCATTTAATATAAGAGAATACGCAAATTCAATCCGATTCAACCATAGAATAGATAATAGATTTACGTGAATCTCATCCAATCTAACCTAAAAACATCCCTAATTATGTATTAGTACAAATTGAGATAATCCAAACTAAAGGAATATAGCCTTTTATTAAATGTATAACGACTTTTCCTTATTGTCATGtttcaaaattcatattttatgatttatatattgTCATGTCTATATATTAAGTcgatttatttacttttaatcccTCCTTCAAAGACTTTCTAAATAAGTGTGCTTTTTGGAGGTTAAAGCCACTTCAATTCATACAACTGTTCATCCAAACGCAGTGAAGACTTAACTGCCTTTTTAAGCAACATTACATCCAACTCATTATACAAAAGTCATCAATCCAAAAGTAATAGAAGGATTATTAGACTACACTATTCTTTATACCAACTTTCCACTTTTTATCAACTACGTACTCTATTACCAAAAATatccaaatattttaattcatgaaTATATTAATTCAGATCCAATTcatagttatattaataaaaaatcactttaaaTCCATGTCAATAGACTTTTTTAACATGCAAATTCATTTacgattaattaaatttagaataaatatgaatggagtatttttctttttaagatttttttaaaaaatgttatcatgAAAAATTGTTTGGTCCAAACACTTTTTTATGGTTGAAACGTTTTTTGTACTTAATACaaagtatttcttttatttaaaccaCACTTAACATCGAGACAGACATTATCAACCACAaaagtcttttatttttttaagacttacattaaaatataaaaaaataattaacaacaGCATGTCattgtttaattaagttttaaattcttaataaatttatgtCTAATTGcgtttctattaaattttttaatgtcttgactataaaaaaaattatactttttaattgaatccttataatttaatatttttgttaattttgtgaGGTTACTATCTTACTTTGTCATTTTCTTAGTTgtattattttacagttttataattttattttcatcaacaattttaatagttttgcaatttctttctttttttttttttacaatctAGCATAAAGAAATGATCAACCTCTTTGTCGACAAAGAACCAATAAAGAAGTTTGCATAAATGTCTACCTTGAATAACATGTACGTGCGGGTCAACCATTAATTAAGGAAATTGTATATGAATAATCTGATTCTCTTTAACTTCCCCATTCTGATGTAGGTATCtgcatatgaaaaaaaatcgtttttaacttttttgaaTTGTGCAATTGGAAAGTCAAAAATATCTTCTAAAAGTTGGAGATATTAAGAAAAAGGTTTAAAtacatcttattttttatttttgtatttagtacggaacttaatttttttatgtttaatatagttttaatttttgtaatttatgtttaatttaattttttttataatgctGTCTAGATAGTTAATAGCATATTGTATAccttagtaaaaaaaatttatttttgctaACGTGACCGTCTGTTAGATTTTAACAAAACCTGTTAAGTAAAACCCTTAAACGAAATAATTATTTCCAACTGGATATGAATTCACTTCTCCCAAAAATgacaattttgtttttggaaCAGAAGAGTTTGATTCCTCCAccacaaaaaataattacatcatacatattaatgttaatttttctttaatagatTTATGTGaccattataattttttttattatactaaaaataaaatatattaatatttattatattaaacttaCTATTTAcctttaataataatttgaggTAAGAGTTTGTCATTAGAGTAAAATTGTTCCAtagtaaaatattaactaattgATTATGAAAATTAAGTTTTCGTTCcgatatttacattttaaaaagtttgtttaaaatgatatttaaagtCAAAaccattcaaatattttattcacaccaaattaaattaaaattaactttcaattttaaattaatctctaaGTTTAACTATAAGTGCATTAATTGATTTTAcaccattttttaatttataatttctcaattcattataataaaaatttaaataatttagttcaTGATCATAATATTTTGATCTTTCTATCATAAtggtataaaattttatatgtttcttatatttttcattttttattttacaaactaTAACAACAATAGTAATAAAAGAAAGTATTCTCAATTAttctcaatattttataaaatttatttacactgaaattatcttttattttttttatttctccctaaaaaaattaatctcaatattttaattaattacgtTAAATTACTTTactttattataactttttgtattaaaaaaatcttccttttttctaagaaaaaaaattattactattatataatttgtttaatatccttaagttaatgtgttttctttggtttttaAATCTTTGTTATTGTGTgagattaatttattatagtatTATAGTATTAACTCGTGTGTCTAGTGATTGTTGAAAGAAATAATTCTGGTAAAAAAACTAATTGTGATAGTTTTgttctttcaatttttaataaatttataattttactcGCCAACCTtttataataaagtatttattttcatcaataaaacCATTGCATTGGGATGTCTATGTGATTTTCATTCTTTTGAGAATGAAAAGTGATATCACTATCATCTTGAACATAAATCAAgatgattgaaaatatattaaaacactaaaaaaaaccTCACATTAATTTaagttgacaaaaataaaaaaataaaaagtattggTTTAATAATTTCGAACATTTCCTATTTGTCCAAAATTGTCTCAAATAGGTTCTTGTATTTTGAATGTTAGgtctttttttattgaaaaattgaattaatttggACCTCACCGTTAATTGGGATGGACGACGTTTAAAAATTGTGCTTCGTGACTTAGTGActgaacaaattttattaacgTGGCAAACTTTGGTGGCCTGAGgtagattatttttatttacagttttaaaaattttaatttaataaaaaattattcttgtAAAATTCCAAATGCTGATTCATCTAGTACCTTGATCTAAAACATTGTTTTCCCCTATCTTCATCCTTTTATCCTCACGAGAAAACCCTAGTCCAATTTCTCTTCCTCAATTCTATGTTGTTTTTTACTTGTGGATCACCCAACCTTGGGAAAAATAGGGCGTTTTGCAATTCGTGGTTTTGGCCGTGGTGAGAATCTGAACCTCTGACTTGCAGTGTGGCCTTGAGTGAAGAGCTAGTGTTTCTGGTTGTTCAGAGAAATCGGCAACGCTGTGGAGGTACAATCTGAGCAAGGCTTCTTCGTCGCACAACTCAAGGAGAGTTTTTTCCCCTTCCGTCATGGCACGAGTTCACGTTGCTAGAAGAGAGACTTTCTTCTCCTCCTCTGATTGTGGGTTGTTTCCCATGGCAGAGACAAACTCTGGCAACAAGACTACACTAGCGTGGCAATGGCAGGACGAGAACATAGTAAGGACACAAATTCTGGTCCGTTTCGTCCActaaaaggaaaagcattgttcttcttgttgtttTCTGATTTAGGGTTGTGGTTGGTGATTTCTTATCTTAGGATTTTGTTACTTCTTTGTAAATTAATGGTCATGAATTTGGGGATGTGGTTCGTAGGTTGTTGTTATGATGTTAAGGTATGAGATTAGGGTTTTAATTTGACTTTTTAGTTTGAGATTCTGTTCTTCACAAATCTTGTTCCttgttgaaattgaaaatggcTTGGCCATGATGGTTTGCACTTAAGATCAGCTTAGGATGTGGACACGGTGTAAACTTACAAAGAGaccaaaacattaataaaattaaaataataaaattaaaataaattttatattctttttaatcatatttccctaatttgagttttgattaaattaaagttttttaaaattgtaaataaaaataatccaCCTTATATCACCAATGTCATATCAATCCAATTTGCTCAATCACCAGACCGGCGAACCTCAATTTTTACCACCATCTACTCCAATAATTTTTAACACAATCTATTCTAATTAATGACAAGCTACAACCTCAATTTTACCACCATCTACTCCAATAATTTTTAACACAATCTATTCTAATTAATGACAAGCTacaaattgattcaatttttcattaaaaaaaaaaactaattaaaaacattcaaaatacaaaaacttATTTGAAACAATCATGCATAATGAATCATTATGcccgaaatgattaaaccaaaaaatatttaagtctaAGAAAAAAATAGCTTCCACATTGCACAAAAGTGCCTTTTGACTTTAAGATTGCACAATCCCAAAGGcggaaaaacaattttttattttatttttgggtgAGGAGAAAATTCATGGACGTGCAGGAAGAAACTGCCCCTGATGTAATAACTATACGAATTTATTGAACTTTGGAAATGACACTTTTTCATTCAAGCTCAACCCAGTATTAATTACCTTCACATCCCAGAGCCATATATTATTCCAAGGCCCTTTCTATTAATCAATTAATGCATCCATTTAAGACAGGCAAATATAACAGGTTTAACTACTAATAATAAAGTAcatctaaaatttaaaacattatagtAGCATAAGAAGGAACGGGGTAGAAGTCctaaaacaagataaaataccACGATCACTGCCTTGATCTTGACTCTGCCCGTCTAGCTTCGTCTGGAGTAGAAGGGAACAGCTCCACATACCTTGATCCTATGGTCATTTTATCCTTGGACATTGCCCTCTTGGCCTCCTCAGCTGAAACAAACTCCACATATGCCTCTCCAGTAGCTTTCCCATCAGGACGACATGCAATGTGTACCCTGTCTTCTATCAGGTTGAAATCTTTAAAGAATTCAACAATTTGAGATTTTGTCACTTGGAAGGGAAGGCCACGCATCTTCAATATCTCAGTGTACTCCATTTGATCTTTATCACTGAACCTCTTTGATCGGGAGGGTGGAGGACTACTACCATGGTAATCGTTATCATATATTCCTTCGTAATTTATCTCAGCAGCAACAGCATTATAATAATCCTGTTTCTTACACCTGAACACTTCTACATACCGGCGACCCATGTTCTGGCGATCTCTCTGTAAAGCAAACTCAACCTGCATTGCTCCTGCAAATACCACGAAGGCCTCTCCTGAGAAGCGTCCACTCTTATTGACCAGCAACACATCGACAATGGTCAGTCCAGCAAAAAACTTCAAGATGTCAATGTCAGTACAGTTGAATGGAAGCCCCCTGAGACGAACCACAGGAAAGGGAGGGGGCTGAAAGCCACCTGCATATCCATAAGGTAAGTTGCCTGTCCCGCTGCTCACTGCGAAGTATGGATTTGATTCCATCATTCTTTGTCTCTTTGAGCCAACCTCGTACCCGTCCGAAACCCCCCCGCTTCCCAACATTGCCCTTCAAATTTCCATACCCAAAAAAAACAATCCCCCACTCAACATGTTAATAAAGCCAAACCCAACCCTCTTTTCCCTGACACTTAATTTTAATTCCTATTACTCATAATATTCATCACAACACCCACAGCCAAAcatcatagaaaaaaaaaaaataacaacagaTCAATCAGACCACCTATGGAAATAGAGAGAACCACACAAAGAccataacaatatatttctatCCAACACACTCATTATGCAGgacatatataaaagaaaaaatcaaagatAGATAAGTTTGCACAAATTACAATCATAAGGTCTGCAAGATTAATACTTAATAGTGAAGTAATATACCAAATGTTACAGTAACACGGCTTAAAAggctaattaatttaaaaaaacatgtaaacACAAAATAAGCACAATGTGATTGATTGCAACAACACATTATTGATCCTGACCAGGTTGAAAGAAAATTAGACATACTCACAGAGACTCCATATCATATCAGGCATATTATaggatattaaattattaaaaataaaaacacaaaaatttgagagaaaagaaagcaaATACGTGGCCTGAGACCTGATAGATATGTTGTTTGGCGAAGCTAACCCAGCAAAGCCCACACATAAGAAGTCAATACAATTACATGCAACAAACAACCTCAATCACCCTTAACCAAAGCACATAgctatataaacaataaaatcaaagaaaattaaatgcAAACACGATTTCTAATCATAAGCAACACCACACAGAAATAAAACCCCAACAATtacaaaaagaacaaagaaattGGAAGGAAATGGCACGCAGAATAAAAAAGATGAAGTTAGGTTGACATACCCTCGAGGACCATACATGTTACCAAGATCGCCGAAAGATCGAGCGAAAGGCGCTTCTGTGGACGGAGGAAGACGATACGGATCCAGCGCTACAATCGCACGAGAGAGGAATCCCAAATTGAACTGCAAACCCTAACTAGGGTTACACGCTTCTACTTCTTCCCCCAACACACTGCGCACCCCGTTCAAGGTTTTCGCTTTTTCAGTGTTTTTCCCCCTTTACCTTGTGTCTAATttattcaagttttttttaacCCTGTGCTGCAACACAATATATTATATACTGCCGAATTCGACTTCAATGACAAATTTATTCTCCTATGTGGATCCTGACCGTTCGATGAAAGGGTAATATAGGAAAtgtgtataaataaattatattttggttaACCAGTAATAGCTAAATTTCCGAaagaataaactattttattagtGAAAGCATGATTTTCTGGTTTAATGaccactttattttttttaacatgtcTCTTAAACTAgatatttaatatcaatttatttacttctgtttatcattattttttatcataaatattgcAACAAAGtgtttaaatttaacttaaatgGTCTGACAATTGAGTGTACATCTTTAAAATCATATACAAAACTTTTTAATCATACACATGTTACGTAGcctcaaaataaaatacaaactcAACTAGCAATTAAGATTTCCTTTTTACTGCTAAAATATACAAATCCGCAAGTTagcataaaaatataactaaatatatatttcatgatATTGATGTAACCAATAAAGTTTTAAACTAGAATAATCTATCACCTCTAAATTACCAGTTGTTTTTATATGAGCATAAAATTCTTCATTCCTTAAAATATCTCATTAtcatcttttttttctcaactttCCAATTAGAACCAcctaaattactttattatctTCCAAAACTCTAATTGCACATGAAGATGTTAGATATGATTCAAACTTAAGTATACATAAGACTTTTAACAAATTAAGCAATAGTTTTCATGTGCTCTCACTTaagatcattttttttacactAACTTAATTCACATTTATCGTTTTCCAAAATTAGACTCATGTTGGATGAATAATATTTAACGTTTATAGCTCTcaaaaattttgtcaatataaaTCTATTgagaaaaatcaaaaatatcTTGAGATATTTATGGAAGGATTTTAGTGTATATAACATAAgatacatttttcatattttttataccAAAGTTATTTGAGAAAAATTATTTCACCTCATATAACACACATTTATTATTTGCTACAAGGAAAATATTACTCACACCTtagacaaaaaaaacaaaatttactcCCACTAACTTTTATGTTCCTTTCAAaactaaatgaaataatatttccttgaaaattttaaatactattgttgtaaaacttttttaaaatccatatatgaatttaataatcctccaaaataaatattcatcATTACTAGAAAAGTATCCTTCAACATGGTTTATACAAACCTCTTATTCTAAATCAGCAATACGGATGTTGTTTTCACTTCCATGTAATATAActcaaaattataatgaattatTAATGTCATAATTACTTAAACAGAATCTTTCATTAACAACAATGTCTTTCAACCTtatcttgtaaatatttattaattacattCAATGAATTGTGCACCATTGTGAAACTCAATAAGATTCAAGATTTAATCAGATGCCACAAAGTCCATCTCATCCTttataccatcataccacaaatTCAATTGCTTATGATTTGTGAAACTATTTAACATAATTCTTCAATAGGTTGTCCAGCATTTACTTATTATTCCTTATAAACAATTTGATATACCTCATCTCATCATGCTTAGGAACTTATGGAACTCAAAGTATAGTGTACTTTTAATTTCTCATTAATGTTTATGGGCATAAAAGTACATAATTCTACATCTGTTAACAACTAAAAgcgaataaaatttaaaaacgaaaatTGCAATGGACTTATTAGTCAACTGAAAATTGCACCAAACTTTCATCTTTCAGTTGCAATGGAGCAGATCACAAAAAGCTCTAATCCAAACTGCAAATAACAGTTCTTCAAATTTACAAACCCATTAATTCAACACTAAATACTATTgaacaaatgaatataattaatcCAGAAGAATTTGAAGACAAAATTCCTTAAAAGAGACCAAACTAGGGGTAGTGTGGGGGCTGCAACTCTATCATATTACAGGCATATGAAAATTTTGCTTGCATATGCAGAATGAAGTTTACACGTCGTCTGTACTAAAATAAACTGGTTATGAACCGGACAAGGATCGAAGGAACAAATTTCAAATTGTACAAATCTAGAAAAGCATAGTTCACTCCATTTTAAATGCAGGACACAAACCAGTCCAAGCAGCTAGTAATGTTATGTCATTCTAGATGAAGAACATCACGATCTATTTGCCATAGGTGAGTCTACAAATGAATCTGCTAACCCTTGTAGACACTATCAACCAAGGTATTATCCCAACCTGAAATAGCATAAAACAGTTGGAACGCCACTCAAACTATTAAAAGCTTCACATGAATGTCTTCTTTTATCTGCACTACATCATTTAATAGGTAAAAAACAGTGGATTGCAATGTATACAGTATGATGCATAATAGTACGGAAAATTTTCCAACTTCCGTAAAGATGAAAAGTAAACAGTAAATAGTTCATCTTTAGGACAAGAAGAAAAAGCTTACAATCTTggtaaaaaaactttaattccgttaattttgttttagttcaGTTAATGGTTAAGCTAATTGAACAGATGTTTAGTCTCTAGTAATTGCCACctgattttattaaataaaaaaattaatattaatatataattaacatcGAAGAAGCCTTTGCTTTTAACTTTGTAAATTATAAATCCTTAATGCTACTTCAAAGTTAATTGCATCTTaacaataattttcattttaataaacaCGTGACAAATACTAAAGACCAAATACGTTTTCAATTATCTTAATCATtaacataattcaaacaaaattaatgaaattaaaatttctataCTAAGACTATAATTTTTTGTCTagtattaaaagttaaatatgtcaatatgtaaatatttattgtacTAATCTGACTATTTACTGAAAAGTATAACTAGGGTGGAGGAGCTAAACTTACTGTAGTCTGATTACAAGCTAAACTCACTTCCAGTGCTTTGGATAGGCACATTTCATCCACAAGTTGTTTAAATACTTAAGTGAAAACACCAACTCATGATTACATTTCAATATCGGGAGATTGAGTTCTTTTGAGGAGTTCACATTTTCTAAACATAATCCTTCTAGCATAGTCTACTAGTGAAAATTTATTGAATACAACAGTCTCGAGTTGGAATACATCAAGGGTATGTTTGGATAACCGTATGGGTTCCTCCAACATACTTTTGGACCGCTAAACTCTATTTTCCATTATGCTTGTTGCCTCTCAAAGTCACATTTCCATCATCGGTTCACCCAAAACAAAGTTAGAATAAGAAGCAACAAAATGGTTgcttatgaaaattattttccatTGTCAGTACTTATTCAAACAACAAAGTTTAGTAAAATGCTTTATTCATATTAtacaataaatttcattttatcaatATACTTTGaaccaaaaatattaaaacaataattgcACTGCAGTAAACTCATTTCAAGACATTCTTTTGATTCAAATTTATGTCTGCAAACTTTAATCCAAATATGAACTAAATGGAACCAGGTCTATGCACTTTTGTTATTCCGTATAAATTTCAGCTAAGAATGAAGTGTATTAGATACTGAGACACTAGCATCCTTTTCTAATTCCGGcttgttttcttatttcattttccACAGTAGTTCAGCCCCCGCTGCACACTTTTCCGACAACTGTTGTTGTCGCTGGTGATTTTTTAGTAGTCATTGTTCACCAATAATGACATTTTTGGTAATTTCTCAGTAACTTGTTAGTAGTGATTTCATTCCAACCTATGATTATTCCAGTGGTGACTCTTTTATCGTGTATTTGGCGGTGGCTTCTTTCCCATCGAAGATCATTCTTTTGGTGATTTTATTCCACATAAATCATGGCAACTTCTTTCAAACTGACATTCATTCCAGTGGTAATTTGTTTCATTCCAAAAATATTATCTGTTTACAACTTCCAAATAAAGGTTTTGCTCAGAACAAACCTTGCTTTTCATGTCATGAAATTTATCTCAGGTTGATGGTCATTCTAGCTTTGACCATCAAGGTCATTCTAGCTTTGACCATCAAGGTTTTAGCTAccaaaataattagtttaaaaattggTAACCAATTAATGAGATATCAATTTAGAAACTTATTACTTTGATAACCAAAACCTCGATAGCTAATCTTAGAGAGAACTTACAAAccaattataacttttattcgtaataataactattttagtaactaataatttttagtttgtaAATTGATATCTAAATTGATCAGTGTAGTGACTAATTACCTTTTGTGACTAAAATTAGTTTTCATAGagattttcttgtagtgattgaCGAAGGtcatattttgtttgtttcgttGGGAGATGAATATTTTCTTGTAATAAGCTTTGGCTTAAGGAGTCTTAGAAATATGAGAAATATCTAATGATATCATAAAATAGTTCAGAGCATCTCTCggtatttattcttcttttatatt contains:
- the LOC108323789 gene encoding uncharacterized protein LOC108323789 isoform X2 yields the protein MVLEVSSGTGNLPYGYAGGFQPPPFPVVRLRGLPFNCTDIDILKFFAGLTIVDVLLVNKSGRFSGEAFVVFAGAMQVEFALQRDRQNMGRRYVEVFRCKKQDYYNAVAAEINYEGIYDNDYHGSSPPPSRSKRFSDKDQMEYTEILKMRGLPFQVTKSQIVEFFKDFNLIEDRVHIACRPDGKATGEAYVEFVSAEEAKRAMSKDKMTIGSRYVELFPSTPDEARRAESRSRQ
- the LOC108323789 gene encoding uncharacterized protein LOC108323789 isoform X3; protein product: MVLEGGFQPPPFPVVRLRGLPFNCTDIDILKFFAGLTIVDVLLVNKSGRFSGEAFVVFAGAMQVEFALQRDRQNMGRRYVEVFRCKKQDYYNAVAAEINYEGIYDNDYHGSSPPPSRSKRFSDKDQMEYTEILKMRGLPFQVTKSQIVEFFKDFNLIEDRVHIACRPDGKATGEAYVEFVSAEEAKRAMSKDKMTIGSRYVELFPSTPDEARRAESRSRQ
- the LOC108323789 gene encoding uncharacterized protein LOC108323789 isoform X1; this encodes MYGPRGAMLGSGGVSDGYEVGSKRQRMMESNPYFAVSSGTGNLPYGYAGGFQPPPFPVVRLRGLPFNCTDIDILKFFAGLTIVDVLLVNKSGRFSGEAFVVFAGAMQVEFALQRDRQNMGRRYVEVFRCKKQDYYNAVAAEINYEGIYDNDYHGSSPPPSRSKRFSDKDQMEYTEILKMRGLPFQVTKSQIVEFFKDFNLIEDRVHIACRPDGKATGEAYVEFVSAEEAKRAMSKDKMTIGSRYVELFPSTPDEARRAESRSRQ